Proteins encoded within one genomic window of Panacibacter microcysteis:
- the surE gene encoding 5'/3'-nucleotidase SurE, protein MAKAKKQKEEPVILVTNDDGITSPGIRALVESVKGLGRIVVVAPDKPQSGMGHAITIGHPLRMHAVQLFDGVEAYQCTGTPVDCVKLAVDKVLHRKPDLCLSGVNHGANHSINVIYSGTMSAALEASIESIPSVGFSLLDYSIEADFTGAKKYARLLVEHLLKKTYDKHLCLNVNIPAVPENLLKGLKVCRQAYAKYQEEFDERNDPHGKKYYWLTGDFLNFDKGKDTDVWALKNNYISVVPVQFDLTHYVLKEKLEKTLITK, encoded by the coding sequence ATGGCTAAAGCAAAAAAGCAAAAGGAAGAACCTGTTATATTGGTTACAAATGATGATGGCATTACCTCACCCGGTATTCGTGCACTGGTAGAAAGTGTAAAGGGGCTGGGAAGAATAGTTGTTGTTGCACCGGATAAACCACAGAGCGGCATGGGCCACGCCATTACGATTGGCCACCCGCTGCGCATGCACGCGGTACAGTTGTTTGATGGTGTGGAAGCATACCAATGTACCGGCACCCCTGTAGACTGCGTTAAACTGGCGGTTGATAAAGTACTGCACCGCAAACCCGATTTGTGTTTAAGTGGTGTAAACCATGGCGCCAACCATAGTATTAATGTTATTTATTCCGGCACCATGAGTGCTGCACTCGAAGCATCTATAGAAAGCATTCCCAGCGTGGGTTTTAGCTTACTCGATTATAGTATTGAAGCCGATTTTACAGGCGCAAAAAAATATGCCCGCCTGCTGGTAGAGCACCTGCTCAAAAAAACATACGATAAGCATCTTTGCCTAAACGTAAATATTCCTGCAGTGCCCGAAAACCTGCTGAAAGGCTTGAAGGTCTGCCGCCAGGCATATGCAAAGTACCAGGAAGAATTTGATGAAAGAAATGATCCGCACGGTAAAAAATATTACTGGCTAACGGGCGATTTTCTCAATTTCGATAAGGGCAAAGACACAGATGTATGGGCGCTGAAAAACAATTACATCAGCGTTGTACCGGTTCAGTTCGATCTTACACACTACGTTTTAAAAGAGAAATTAGAAAAAACCTTAATTACTAAATAG
- the pfkA gene encoding 6-phosphofructokinase, with product MSKPVTKIGVLTSGGDSPGMNAAIRAAVRTALYYGLEVYGIYRGYNGMIEDEIVKMDSRSVANIIQRGGTILKTARSKEFYNEEGRKKAYANLVKRGIDGLVVIGGNGSFTGAYKLSQEFGLPCVALPGTIDKDLYGTDFTIGFDTAVNTAVQCIDKIRDTADAHDRLFIVEVMGRHAGYIALHSGIATGAENILIPEEETTIEEVITSLSEKEKRKKLVNLVVVAEGHSSGGANGVAEILKQHLPNLDTRVTILGHIQRGGSPTCLDRLIASRMGYHAVESLLEGRHNVMVGILNNAMHYTPIEIAIREKQRLGDDWMKMVKILAS from the coding sequence ATGTCAAAACCAGTAACTAAAATCGGGGTTTTAACCTCAGGAGGCGATTCTCCGGGAATGAATGCAGCCATAAGAGCAGCAGTAAGAACAGCCCTCTATTACGGATTGGAAGTGTATGGAATTTACCGCGGATATAATGGTATGATCGAAGATGAAATTGTGAAGATGGATTCAAGATCGGTGGCCAATATTATTCAAAGGGGCGGAACAATTCTTAAAACAGCCAGGAGCAAAGAGTTTTATAACGAAGAAGGCCGTAAAAAAGCTTATGCAAATCTTGTTAAACGCGGCATAGATGGCCTGGTAGTAATTGGGGGCAACGGCAGTTTTACAGGCGCTTACAAGCTTAGCCAGGAGTTCGGATTACCCTGTGTAGCACTGCCCGGCACTATAGATAAAGATCTGTATGGTACCGATTTTACCATCGGTTTCGATACCGCTGTAAACACTGCGGTACAATGCATTGATAAAATACGCGATACTGCAGATGCACACGACCGCCTGTTCATCGTGGAAGTAATGGGCAGGCATGCAGGGTATATAGCCCTGCATAGCGGCATTGCAACCGGGGCAGAAAATATTCTTATTCCAGAAGAAGAGACCACCATTGAAGAAGTAATCACCTCTCTTTCGGAAAAAGAAAAACGGAAAAAACTGGTGAACCTAGTGGTGGTGGCAGAAGGTCATAGCAGTGGCGGTGCAAATGGTGTGGCGGAAATACTGAAACAACATTTACCCAATCTGGATACAAGGGTTACCATTCTTGGTCACATTCAGAGAGGCGGATCACCAACCTGCCTGGACCGTTTGATAGCAAGCCGTATGGGCTACCATGCTGTAGAAAGCCTGCTGGAAGGCAGGCACAATGTGATGGTAGGTATTCTGAACAATGCCATGCATTACACGCCTATAGAAATTGCCATAAGAGAAAAACAAAGATTGGGAGACGACTGGATGAAAATGGTAAAAATACTTGCCAGCTAA
- the pyk gene encoding pyruvate kinase has protein sequence MSDNITKYLHKEMDKEAGIQHAFHRTKIVATVGPSCDTYDKLLELVKAGVNVFRLNFSHGTHEDKARIIEHIKLINQKEPYNIAILADLQGPKLRVGDLEGGSLEIKTGDILTFTSKEKVVGTKEKIYVSYPDLHADVKVGDKILIDDGKLEVVVIEITQAGDVKVAVTYGGTLLPKKGVNLPDTDISLPAMTEKDLVDLEFIIAQQVDWIALSFVRKAEDIINLKKKVADANCSSKVMSKIEMPSALKDLRNIIIESDGIMVARGDLGVELPVEKVPAAQRDIIRKCIHRAKPVIVATQMMESMIDRVKPNRSEITDVANAVLEGADAVMLSGETATGKHPPLVVETMRKIIMEVEKTEYRYNREEDLVPQAKSPSFLSDAICYNACKIARDVNADALVGMTQSGYTGFILSSYRPKSPLYVFTKTRSLVNQLSLSWGVRAFYYDEEDSLDEIIFDQINILKERGFLKKGDIVINTGSTPVDLHLPTNVLKITKAH, from the coding sequence ATGTCAGACAACATTACCAAGTACCTGCACAAAGAGATGGATAAGGAAGCAGGTATTCAGCACGCATTTCACCGAACCAAGATCGTTGCAACGGTGGGACCTTCATGTGATACGTATGATAAACTGCTTGAGCTTGTAAAAGCAGGGGTAAACGTATTCCGCCTGAATTTTTCACATGGTACACATGAAGACAAGGCCAGGATTATTGAGCATATCAAACTGATTAACCAAAAAGAACCTTATAATATTGCCATCCTCGCAGACCTGCAGGGCCCTAAGCTACGCGTAGGAGACCTGGAAGGCGGTTCCCTTGAAATTAAAACAGGTGATATCCTCACTTTTACTTCTAAAGAAAAAGTGGTTGGCACTAAAGAAAAAATATACGTCTCCTACCCTGATCTGCATGCCGATGTAAAGGTGGGTGATAAAATATTGATCGACGATGGTAAACTTGAAGTGGTTGTTATTGAAATAACCCAGGCAGGTGATGTAAAAGTAGCAGTTACTTACGGTGGCACACTACTTCCAAAGAAAGGTGTTAACCTGCCTGATACTGATATCTCTTTGCCGGCCATGACAGAAAAAGACCTCGTGGATCTTGAATTCATTATTGCGCAGCAGGTTGACTGGATTGCATTATCGTTTGTACGCAAAGCCGAAGACATTATCAACCTTAAGAAAAAAGTGGCTGATGCCAATTGCTCCAGCAAGGTGATGTCTAAAATAGAAATGCCTTCTGCGCTAAAAGATCTTCGCAACATCATTATAGAATCAGATGGTATAATGGTGGCCCGTGGCGATCTTGGTGTTGAATTACCGGTGGAAAAAGTACCAGCGGCACAACGCGACATTATACGCAAGTGTATTCACCGCGCAAAGCCGGTAATCGTTGCTACTCAAATGATGGAAAGCATGATCGACCGCGTGAAACCAAACCGTAGTGAAATAACCGATGTTGCGAATGCAGTGCTTGAAGGTGCTGATGCAGTAATGCTCAGCGGCGAAACAGCCACCGGTAAACATCCTCCGCTTGTAGTAGAAACCATGCGCAAGATCATCATGGAAGTTGAAAAGACGGAATATCGTTACAACCGCGAAGAAGACCTGGTGCCACAGGCCAAATCACCTTCCTTTCTGAGTGATGCGATTTGCTACAATGCGTGCAAAATAGCAAGAGACGTAAATGCGGATGCGTTGGTAGGTATGACGCAAAGCGGTTATACAGGTTTTATACTAAGCAGCTACAGGCCCAAATCTCCGCTCTACGTTTTTACCAAAACACGCAGCCTTGTAAACCAGTTAAGTTTAAGCTGGGGTGTAAGGGCATTTTATTACGATGAAGAAGATAGCCTGGATGAAATAATCTTTGACCAGATCAACATTCTGAAGGAAAGGGGCTTCCTTAAAAAAGGAGACATCGTCATCAACACAGGCAGTACGCCGGTTGATCTGCACCTTCCCACGAACGTTTTGAAAATAACAAAAGCCCATTAA